In Micromonospora sp. LH3U1, one genomic interval encodes:
- a CDS encoding alpha-(1->3)-arabinofuranosyltransferase: MRAEVASGTAPGSSRTRHTARRFRHLVICIVLTALAFQQAPGQIVPDTKVDLNVNPAGWLLRSLHLWDPTGTFGQLQNQAYGYLWPMGPFFLLGSEVGLAPWVVQRLWWALIFCVAYLGTVRLAGRLGIGTPAGRMIAGVAFALSPRILTQLGWSSVESWPSAIAPWVLIPLIGLARGTPLRRAVAGSAVAVACAGGVNATAVAAVVPLALLWLATLQPARRRVTAIAAWCGAVALATAWWLVPLLVLGRYSPPFLDYIETARNTTSVTDAVTTLRGASYWVAYLASPFGPTIPAGARLANDALLVAATLAVAALGVLGLSRRGMPHRRFLITGLVLGAALVGLGHVGDLPNILAGPQREFLDGVGAPLRNVHKFDVLLRLPLALGMAHLIGLAVRAARTAPAPHRPRAVARAWLTAGAAMVAVTAVATPALAGGLATSNAVKEVPGYWHEATDWLDANTGRGRVLVVPGARFPSYDWGSTTDEITQPLLNSRWAVRNAIPFTPPTTIRLLDAIESTLATGSGSTGLADLLARSGISHVLFRADLDHGRSDTARPAVVRQALDRSPGLTRVTSFGPLRGGPSSPDEFRDQGLDVPVRALEVYRVDRPVEPVVAYDRDDVTTVVGGPESLLDLAAAGQLGSAPTVLAGDAPAAGVAGPVTMTDGLRRRDVSFGRLRDNASQTLTADDTFQVTAPAHDYLPEWGAQQSTVARFEGISAIRASTARSQVDSPGGARPEHQPYAAMDGDPATSWQSAPYSPSDRQWVEVDLANPTRVTRVEVWFDLKADALPTTVTVTAGYESRTVEQFSDHMIFELPGVHATRQVQISVDGAYDLRPLGNGSVGIAEIKIPGIKTSRTLLLPAAPATDRPATVVVSAAPTTPACFSVDGHPRCSTDAARGSEDASTIDRTLTLPAAGTYDAKLWARPTAGPELDKALDKLVADAQPLRLAAQVNASSTAVPDPTGRAGAVLDGDPTTSWSPAVNDEAPILRLKWLKPQTITGLRFSVDDEAAATRLGSVRVVGDDGFRSSLLGDDGLLRLDPPMRTDEITIQFLDKPSATSTDPYKLRLPEQLPVAVGEVTVLPGASTVGPRLDTPVTLACGSGPTLQIGADRVTTTLRGTLRDLLELREMPVTTCGRDTPRQLDLGRGEHRIVTTASTLASPTLVALVPQTPKPAAPAAVASAIEVDSWAATERRIRVTNHPVDRVLAVRENTNTGWQATVDGRTLKPLVVDGWQQGWILPAGTSGEVLLRFAPDTTYRAGLLLGGLLLAVVVLLAVLPARQRTSSIAVAHVRRRATRSLPLLAVGAAALVLSSGLIGGLLVAAGFMLAVPGPRRLPWTADPRRARTIRRAVETWLPGALVLLAGWAYLESTQRNTNALLQLAIVVALGALWLSTAARRRPVRRATPTPAAPAVPAEPDPAVAEAPMPNTPDGHRPTMYEIT; the protein is encoded by the coding sequence ATGCGTGCAGAGGTGGCCAGTGGCACCGCTCCGGGGTCCAGCCGTACCCGGCACACGGCCCGGCGGTTCCGGCACCTGGTCATCTGCATCGTTCTCACCGCCCTCGCCTTCCAGCAGGCCCCGGGTCAGATCGTCCCCGACACCAAGGTCGACCTGAACGTCAACCCGGCCGGGTGGCTGCTCCGCTCGCTGCACCTGTGGGACCCCACCGGCACGTTCGGTCAGCTACAGAACCAGGCGTACGGATACCTCTGGCCGATGGGCCCGTTCTTCCTGCTCGGCTCCGAAGTCGGTCTCGCGCCGTGGGTGGTCCAGCGGTTGTGGTGGGCACTGATCTTCTGTGTCGCCTACCTGGGCACGGTGCGGCTGGCGGGCAGGCTCGGCATCGGCACCCCCGCCGGACGCATGATCGCCGGTGTCGCCTTCGCGCTGTCACCCCGCATCCTCACCCAACTCGGCTGGTCCTCGGTGGAGTCCTGGCCCAGCGCCATCGCCCCCTGGGTGCTCATCCCGCTGATCGGCCTCGCCCGCGGCACCCCGCTGCGGCGCGCCGTCGCCGGGTCGGCCGTCGCCGTCGCCTGCGCCGGTGGAGTCAACGCCACAGCCGTGGCCGCGGTGGTGCCACTCGCCCTGCTCTGGCTCGCCACCCTCCAGCCCGCACGCCGCCGCGTCACCGCCATCGCCGCCTGGTGCGGCGCGGTGGCCCTCGCCACGGCGTGGTGGTTGGTTCCTCTGCTGGTCCTCGGGCGGTACAGCCCACCCTTCCTGGACTACATCGAGACCGCCCGGAACACCACAAGCGTCACCGACGCGGTGACCACGCTCCGGGGCGCCTCCTACTGGGTCGCCTACCTGGCCTCCCCGTTCGGACCGACGATCCCGGCCGGTGCACGACTGGCCAACGACGCACTGCTGGTCGCTGCCACCCTGGCGGTCGCCGCGCTCGGTGTCCTCGGGCTGTCCCGACGCGGGATGCCGCACCGCCGGTTCCTCATCACCGGTCTGGTGCTCGGGGCCGCGCTCGTCGGCCTCGGGCACGTCGGTGACCTGCCGAACATCCTCGCCGGGCCACAGCGGGAGTTCCTCGACGGCGTCGGTGCCCCCCTGCGCAACGTGCACAAGTTCGACGTCCTGCTCCGTCTGCCCCTGGCCCTGGGCATGGCGCACCTGATCGGCCTTGCCGTTCGCGCGGCACGCACCGCACCCGCGCCGCACCGCCCACGAGCCGTCGCACGCGCCTGGCTCACGGCCGGCGCGGCCATGGTCGCCGTCACGGCGGTCGCCACCCCCGCGCTCGCCGGTGGTCTCGCCACGTCCAACGCCGTCAAGGAGGTGCCCGGCTACTGGCACGAGGCCACCGACTGGCTCGACGCGAACACCGGGCGCGGGCGGGTGCTCGTCGTACCCGGGGCGCGCTTCCCGTCGTACGACTGGGGCAGCACCACCGACGAGATCACCCAGCCGCTGCTCAACAGTCGGTGGGCGGTACGCAACGCCATCCCGTTCACCCCGCCGACCACGATCCGGCTGCTGGACGCGATCGAGTCGACGCTCGCCACCGGCTCCGGGTCGACCGGCCTGGCCGACCTGCTCGCCCGGTCCGGGATCAGCCACGTCCTGTTCCGCGCCGACCTCGACCACGGTCGCTCCGACACGGCCCGCCCGGCAGTGGTCCGCCAGGCGCTCGACCGCTCACCCGGATTGACCCGTGTCACCTCCTTCGGCCCCCTGCGTGGTGGGCCCTCGTCGCCGGACGAGTTCCGCGACCAGGGGCTCGACGTGCCCGTCCGGGCGCTGGAGGTCTACCGGGTCGACCGGCCCGTCGAGCCGGTGGTCGCGTACGACCGTGACGACGTGACGACCGTGGTGGGCGGCCCCGAATCGCTCCTCGACCTCGCCGCGGCTGGACAGCTCGGCTCGGCGCCCACGGTCCTGGCGGGCGACGCGCCGGCCGCCGGAGTCGCCGGACCGGTCACGATGACCGACGGGCTACGCAGGCGGGACGTGTCATTCGGCCGACTGCGCGACAACGCCTCCCAGACCCTCACCGCCGACGACACCTTCCAGGTGACGGCACCCGCGCACGACTACCTGCCCGAGTGGGGGGCGCAGCAGTCCACCGTCGCCCGTTTCGAGGGCATCAGCGCGATCCGCGCGTCGACCGCCCGCTCGCAGGTGGACTCCCCCGGCGGTGCCCGCCCCGAGCACCAGCCGTACGCGGCGATGGACGGCGATCCGGCAACCTCCTGGCAGTCCGCGCCGTACTCGCCCAGCGACCGTCAGTGGGTCGAGGTGGATCTCGCCAACCCGACCCGGGTCACCCGAGTCGAGGTGTGGTTCGACCTGAAGGCCGACGCCCTGCCCACGACGGTGACCGTCACCGCCGGGTACGAGAGCCGCACCGTCGAACAGTTCAGCGACCACATGATCTTCGAACTGCCCGGCGTCCACGCCACTCGCCAGGTGCAGATCTCGGTCGACGGCGCGTACGACCTCCGCCCGCTCGGCAACGGGTCCGTCGGCATCGCCGAGATCAAGATTCCCGGCATCAAGACCAGCCGGACCCTCCTCCTTCCCGCCGCACCGGCCACCGACCGACCGGCGACCGTCGTCGTGTCGGCGGCACCCACCACACCGGCCTGTTTCTCCGTCGACGGGCACCCTCGCTGCTCCACCGACGCCGCCCGCGGTTCCGAGGACGCTTCCACCATCGACCGGACCCTGACCCTGCCAGCCGCCGGGACGTACGACGCCAAGCTGTGGGCGCGACCGACGGCCGGCCCGGAGCTGGACAAGGCACTCGACAAGCTGGTGGCCGACGCACAGCCGCTGCGTCTCGCAGCGCAGGTCAACGCCTCCTCGACGGCCGTACCCGACCCGACCGGCCGGGCCGGCGCGGTGCTCGACGGGGACCCGACCACCAGTTGGTCACCGGCGGTCAACGACGAGGCACCGATCCTGCGCCTCAAGTGGCTCAAGCCGCAGACCATCACCGGGCTCCGCTTCTCCGTCGACGACGAGGCCGCCGCCACCCGCCTCGGCAGTGTGCGGGTGGTCGGCGACGACGGTTTCAGAAGCAGCCTGCTCGGCGACGACGGGCTCCTCCGCCTGGACCCGCCGATGCGGACCGACGAGATCACCATCCAGTTCCTCGACAAGCCGTCCGCCACCAGCACCGACCCGTACAAGCTGCGGTTGCCGGAGCAGTTGCCGGTCGCGGTCGGCGAGGTGACGGTGCTGCCCGGAGCGTCCACCGTCGGACCGCGCCTCGACACACCCGTGACGCTGGCCTGCGGATCGGGCCCGACGCTGCAGATCGGCGCGGACCGGGTGACGACCACGCTGCGCGGCACGCTGCGGGATCTCCTGGAACTGCGCGAGATGCCGGTGACGACGTGCGGCCGGGACACGCCCCGACAGCTTGACCTGGGCCGCGGGGAGCACCGCATCGTCACCACAGCGAGCACGCTGGCCTCGCCCACCCTGGTCGCCCTGGTGCCACAGACTCCCAAGCCGGCCGCCCCGGCGGCGGTCGCCAGCGCCATCGAGGTCGACTCGTGGGCGGCCACCGAACGACGGATACGGGTGACCAACCACCCCGTCGACCGGGTGCTCGCGGTGCGGGAGAACACCAACACCGGCTGGCAGGCGACGGTCGACGGGCGGACGTTGAAGCCGCTGGTGGTGGACGGGTGGCAGCAGGGCTGGATTCTCCCCGCTGGCACCTCCGGCGAGGTGCTCCTGCGCTTCGCCCCGGACACGACGTACCGGGCGGGCCTTCTGCTCGGCGGCCTTCTGCTGGCGGTGGTCGTCCTCCTCGCGGTGCTGCCCGCCCGACAGCGCACCTCGTCGATCGCCGTAGCGCACGTCCGCCGCCGAGCCACCCGATCCCTGCCGTTGCTGGCCGTCGGCGCCGCCGCGCTGGTGCTGTCGAGCGGCCTCATTGGCGGCCTGCTGGTCGCGGCGGGGTTCATGCTGGCGGTACCCGGCCCTCGCCGCCTGCCCTGGACAGCCGACCCACGCCGGGCCAGGACGATCAGACGGGCCGTCGAGACGTGGCTCCCCGGCGCGCTCGTTCTGCTCGCCGGGTGGGCCTACCTCGAGTCGACGCAACGGAACACCAACGCCCTGCTGCAACTCGCGATCGTCGTCGCCCTGGGCGCTCTCTGGCTCTCCACCGCCGCCCGACGACGACCCGTACGCCGAGCCACGCCGACTCCGGCGGCCCCAGCCGTTCCGGCGGAACCGGATCCGGCGGTCGCGGAGGCACCGATGCCGAACACACCCGACGGGCACCGCCCCACCATGTACGAGATCACGTGA
- a CDS encoding polysaccharide biosynthesis protein: MSARRPGHPEETAEAEPTGGRNKGLGAAGVGVTLAGVLVNGLAYLVPVLAARRLDPADFSALATALGLVAIVSVPGLGLQLAVAVHHARHGTSDTRRLTAVTAAVCAGTLIVATPLLVAALDLPVEVPALLAVTTAAIVLSSRSLGELQGGQRFLRLATGMALLAVGRYGGVIAGLLLGAGLTGALAVGALTAALAPAVLARLARAPGRPSTAPRLTTAQVIAGCGATLAMLVVSYADLLLARQLLPPSGSAAYSVGTVLSKGALWAPQVAAVLALPRLARGDRRSRTVALTVTGACGLVLVLASTLAGGLAFRLAGGPAYAHLGRYAPLFAAIGALYAVAFVLLNDRLAAGVRWAAAPLWVGTAGLVIVAATIRPRTVADLLLAALGTAIVTTLIMAVTTRRPPGAPAIGPG; encoded by the coding sequence GTGAGCGCCCGGCGACCCGGCCATCCGGAGGAGACCGCGGAGGCGGAGCCGACCGGCGGACGGAACAAGGGACTGGGCGCGGCGGGAGTCGGTGTCACCCTGGCCGGCGTCCTCGTCAACGGCCTGGCCTACCTGGTTCCGGTGCTGGCCGCCCGGCGGCTCGACCCGGCCGACTTCAGCGCACTTGCCACCGCCCTCGGCCTGGTGGCCATCGTCAGCGTGCCAGGGCTCGGTCTGCAACTGGCCGTCGCCGTGCACCATGCCCGGCACGGAACCTCCGACACCCGGCGGCTCACCGCGGTCACCGCCGCCGTGTGCGCCGGGACCCTCATCGTGGCGACGCCACTGCTGGTCGCCGCTCTGGACCTCCCGGTCGAGGTGCCCGCACTGCTGGCGGTCACCACGGCGGCGATCGTGCTCTCCTCCCGCTCCCTGGGGGAGTTGCAGGGCGGCCAGCGCTTCCTGCGACTCGCCACGGGGATGGCCCTGCTCGCCGTGGGCCGCTACGGCGGCGTGATCGCCGGACTGCTGCTCGGCGCGGGACTGACCGGCGCGCTGGCAGTCGGCGCGCTGACCGCCGCGCTCGCCCCGGCGGTGCTGGCCCGACTCGCCCGCGCACCCGGACGACCGTCCACCGCACCACGGCTGACCACCGCTCAGGTGATCGCCGGCTGCGGCGCCACCCTGGCGATGCTCGTCGTCTCCTACGCCGATCTGCTCCTGGCCCGGCAACTACTTCCCCCGTCGGGGTCCGCGGCGTACTCGGTCGGCACGGTCCTGAGCAAGGGCGCGCTCTGGGCACCCCAGGTGGCCGCCGTCCTCGCCCTGCCGCGTCTCGCACGCGGTGACCGCCGTAGCCGCACGGTGGCGCTCACGGTGACGGGTGCCTGCGGCCTGGTGCTGGTGCTCGCGTCGACCCTCGCCGGAGGGCTGGCCTTCCGCCTCGCCGGCGGACCCGCCTACGCCCACCTCGGCCGGTACGCGCCGCTCTTCGCTGCGATCGGCGCGCTCTACGCGGTGGCGTTCGTGTTACTCAACGACCGCCTCGCAGCTGGTGTGCGGTGGGCGGCGGCACCGCTGTGGGTGGGCACGGCCGGCTTGGTGATCGTCGCGGCGACGATACGGCCCCGCACCGTCGCCGATCTGCTCCTCGCGGCTCTGGGCACCGCCATCGTCACCACTCTGATCATGGCGGTGACCACCCGTCGACCACCCGGAGCACCAGCGATCGGGCCGGGCTAG
- the nudC gene encoding NAD(+) diphosphatase, with product MDTAERVLAYGGGWLDRAGPLRTDPTRLSALLTEPTTVVLPMWRDRCLVDGDGPVRLTAERASLVRSAASETVFLGLDGDVAVFAVDLSALTERSAAEMAGATRSVDVRALVGRLAPGDAAVRAYARGLLHWHRQQGFCGTCGAPAVAGGGGHLRTCTGGECGRVLFPRIEPAIIVLVEAPGAPGRCLLARHAGAPEDAYSTLAGFVEVGESLEDAVRREMAEEAGVTVTDVTYQGSQAWPFPAGLMVGFRATATSDEVRVDGEELLEARWFTRAELRDRVASGRTLGRVDAIDHRLLSDWLVEG from the coding sequence GTGGACACTGCGGAGCGGGTGTTGGCGTACGGCGGCGGTTGGCTGGACCGGGCGGGCCCGTTGCGTACCGACCCGACCCGGTTGAGCGCGCTGCTCACCGAGCCGACCACCGTGGTGCTGCCGATGTGGCGGGACCGCTGTCTCGTCGACGGGGACGGGCCGGTCCGGCTCACCGCGGAGCGTGCTTCTCTCGTTCGGTCCGCTGCCAGTGAGACCGTCTTCCTGGGGCTCGACGGGGACGTCGCCGTGTTCGCCGTGGACCTGTCCGCACTCACCGAACGGTCGGCCGCCGAGATGGCCGGTGCGACGCGGTCCGTCGACGTACGGGCACTGGTCGGGCGGCTCGCGCCGGGCGACGCGGCCGTCCGGGCGTACGCCAGGGGGTTGCTGCACTGGCACCGGCAGCAGGGATTCTGCGGGACGTGCGGTGCGCCGGCCGTCGCTGGCGGCGGTGGGCACCTGCGGACCTGCACCGGCGGGGAGTGCGGACGCGTCCTGTTCCCCCGGATCGAACCGGCGATCATCGTGTTGGTCGAGGCACCCGGCGCACCGGGACGCTGCCTGCTGGCCCGGCACGCGGGTGCGCCCGAGGACGCGTACTCGACACTGGCCGGCTTCGTCGAGGTCGGCGAGAGCCTGGAGGACGCGGTCCGTCGGGAGATGGCCGAGGAGGCGGGCGTGACCGTCACCGACGTGACCTACCAGGGGTCGCAGGCATGGCCGTTTCCCGCCGGCCTGATGGTTGGCTTCCGGGCCACCGCCACGTCCGACGAGGTACGTGTCGACGGCGAGGAGTTGCTGGAGGCGCGCTGGTTCACCAGGGCGGAGCTGCGGGACCGGGTGGCTTCCGGCCGTACGCTCGGTCGGGTGGACGCGATCGACCACCGTCTCCTGAGTGACTGGCTCGTGGAGGGCTAG
- a CDS encoding SCO4848 family membrane protein, with translation MVLSRGWAVFLVGVGIWTWVIWPRFALAIWQDPRSWASGTVADGAATSFLWVHALLIAASLAIGTTVGVLGLRAWLSARRS, from the coding sequence ATGGTGCTGTCGCGAGGGTGGGCCGTCTTCCTGGTCGGAGTCGGAATCTGGACCTGGGTGATCTGGCCGCGGTTCGCGCTGGCCATCTGGCAGGACCCGCGGTCCTGGGCGTCCGGCACGGTGGCCGACGGCGCCGCCACCAGCTTTCTGTGGGTGCACGCGCTGCTGATTGCCGCGTCCCTCGCCATCGGTACCACCGTCGGTGTCCTCGGCCTCCGGGCCTGGTTGTCCGCCCGTCGCAGTTGA
- a CDS encoding PRC-barrel domain-containing protein, translating into MQPSIFNPWAWRDPSALAGGYGQTTPSVTPPDVQEGGHDGPDAPGPGTPVDLAGYQVEANDGRIGTIDEASNEADAGYLVVDTGPWIFGQKVLLPAGTVARVDHQERVVHVDRTRQEIKDAPPFDPDSADAEYRERVGTYYADSYLPPPGAVPRVM; encoded by the coding sequence GTGCAACCCTCGATCTTCAATCCCTGGGCCTGGCGTGACCCGTCCGCCCTCGCCGGCGGGTACGGACAGACCACCCCCTCGGTCACGCCGCCGGACGTCCAGGAAGGTGGTCACGACGGCCCGGACGCCCCAGGCCCCGGCACTCCCGTCGACCTGGCGGGCTATCAGGTGGAGGCGAACGACGGGCGGATCGGCACCATCGACGAGGCAAGCAACGAGGCGGATGCCGGATACCTGGTGGTGGACACCGGGCCCTGGATCTTCGGCCAGAAGGTGCTGCTGCCGGCCGGCACGGTGGCCCGGGTGGATCACCAGGAACGGGTCGTGCACGTCGACCGGACTCGGCAGGAGATCAAGGACGCACCGCCGTTCGATCCGGATTCGGCCGACGCCGAGTACCGGGAACGTGTCGGCACCTACTACGCCGACAGTTACCTGCCGCCTCCGGGAGCCGTCCCGCGGGTAATGTGA
- the trpS gene encoding tryptophan--tRNA ligase, whose protein sequence is MSVARMLTGDRPTGRLHLGHYVGSIANRVRLHRRYESFFIIADLHMLTTRNRREDIDQVSGNAREMVTDILAAGVDPERATFYLQSAIPEVGDLNTLLQNLVTVPRLERVPSLKDMARDAGKEEMPYGLLGYPVLQAADILCVKGEVVPVGRDNAAHVEVTREIARRFNHLYGPVFPVPELISADTSSLVGTDGAAKMSKSRGNAIALSDDAPTVRRKVLGMYTDPNRVRADVPGTVEGNPVFAYHEVFNPDRDEVADLARRYRAGKVGDVEVKERLVVALEGFLAPIRERRAEIEADRGLVDQLIVEGTERTRQEVRQTLIEVRRAMGLTGAYQQVRRRAERSRRRTDAST, encoded by the coding sequence ATGTCCGTCGCACGAATGCTCACCGGCGACCGGCCTACCGGCCGCCTGCACCTCGGCCACTATGTCGGCAGCATCGCCAACCGGGTGCGGCTGCACCGGCGTTACGAGAGCTTCTTCATCATCGCCGACCTGCACATGCTCACCACTCGCAACCGGCGCGAGGACATCGACCAGGTCTCCGGCAATGCCCGCGAGATGGTGACCGACATCCTCGCCGCCGGCGTCGACCCGGAACGGGCCACCTTCTACCTGCAGTCGGCCATCCCGGAGGTCGGCGACCTCAACACCCTCCTGCAGAACCTGGTCACCGTTCCCCGGCTGGAACGGGTCCCGTCACTCAAGGACATGGCCCGCGACGCCGGCAAGGAGGAGATGCCGTACGGGCTGCTGGGTTATCCGGTGCTCCAGGCCGCGGACATCCTCTGCGTCAAGGGGGAGGTGGTCCCGGTCGGCCGGGACAACGCCGCACACGTCGAGGTGACTCGGGAGATCGCCCGGCGGTTCAACCACCTGTACGGCCCGGTCTTCCCGGTGCCCGAGCTGATCTCGGCGGACACGTCGAGCCTGGTGGGCACCGATGGGGCGGCCAAGATGAGCAAGAGCCGGGGCAACGCGATCGCTCTCTCCGACGATGCCCCGACGGTGCGTCGAAAGGTGCTCGGCATGTACACCGATCCGAACCGGGTGCGGGCTGACGTGCCGGGCACGGTGGAGGGCAACCCGGTCTTCGCGTACCACGAGGTTTTCAATCCGGACCGGGATGAGGTGGCCGACCTGGCCCGGCGCTACCGGGCCGGGAAGGTGGGTGACGTGGAGGTCAAGGAGCGGCTGGTCGTCGCGCTGGAGGGGTTCCTGGCACCGATCCGGGAGCGCCGGGCCGAGATCGAAGCCGACCGGGGGTTGGTCGACCAACTGATCGTCGAGGGCACTGAACGGACCCGCCAGGAGGTACGCCAGACCCTGATCGAGGTACGCCGGGCGATGGGGTTGACCGGCGCGTACCAGCAGGTGCGGCGGCGGGCCGAACGGAGCCGACGCCGAACGGACGCCTCGACCTGA
- a CDS encoding low temperature requirement protein A codes for MRGIFGIRPVSAAETHRTTMFEIFFDLVFVFALTRVITFMAGSPSALTLAQGLLLLLLLLYSWSPYIWVGNLVRPDVGLVRAATLVAMAAIFVAALVLPDAWQQGSELFDAPLTLALAYVVGRAVQLVILFWASTTNPALRSTLRFFTVPVILGWVPLIIGALLGGAAQTALWTVAFLLNVGGARIAATFRPWQLRSVDHFTERFGLVLIIALGESLISAGAGSRAMAPVGVAVLAALLGLTCTVCLWWLYFDRLAPAAKEAVSNVPGDRRADVAGDAYGLGHSTLIIGVIYVALGIEEVIAQLTEESPHPDGLGWEAAAALYGGAALYLLSRLVFRRLTIRAVYPTQVIAALLPLALLPIGRSLPPLAALALLTVFLIGVTWSERRVDRRDERTGPAQPLLP; via the coding sequence ATGAGGGGGATTTTCGGCATTCGTCCGGTGTCGGCTGCGGAAACTCACCGGACCACGATGTTCGAGATCTTCTTCGACCTGGTCTTCGTCTTCGCGCTCACCCGGGTCATCACGTTCATGGCGGGGTCGCCGAGCGCGCTCACCCTGGCCCAGGGGCTACTCCTCCTGCTACTGCTGCTCTACTCCTGGTCGCCGTACATCTGGGTGGGAAACCTGGTCCGCCCGGACGTTGGCCTGGTCCGCGCGGCCACCCTGGTCGCGATGGCGGCGATCTTCGTGGCCGCGCTGGTGCTGCCGGACGCGTGGCAGCAGGGCTCCGAGCTCTTCGACGCGCCGCTCACCCTCGCCCTTGCCTACGTGGTCGGCCGGGCCGTGCAGCTCGTGATTCTGTTCTGGGCGAGCACGACGAACCCCGCACTGCGCTCGACGCTGCGGTTCTTCACCGTGCCGGTGATCCTGGGTTGGGTTCCGCTGATCATCGGCGCGTTGCTCGGCGGCGCAGCCCAGACGGCGCTCTGGACGGTCGCGTTTCTGCTGAATGTCGGCGGTGCCCGGATCGCGGCCACCTTCCGGCCGTGGCAACTGCGCAGTGTGGACCACTTCACCGAGCGGTTCGGCCTGGTGCTCATCATCGCGCTGGGTGAGTCGCTGATCTCTGCCGGCGCAGGATCAAGGGCGATGGCACCGGTCGGTGTTGCCGTGCTGGCCGCACTGCTCGGCCTCACCTGCACGGTCTGCCTGTGGTGGCTCTACTTCGATCGGCTGGCGCCCGCCGCGAAGGAGGCCGTCAGCAACGTGCCGGGAGACCGGCGGGCCGACGTGGCCGGCGACGCGTACGGCCTCGGGCACTCCACGCTGATCATCGGCGTGATCTACGTCGCGCTCGGGATCGAAGAGGTGATCGCCCAGCTCACCGAGGAGTCACCCCACCCCGACGGGCTGGGGTGGGAAGCCGCCGCGGCGCTCTACGGAGGCGCCGCCCTCTACCTGCTCAGCAGGTTGGTCTTTCGCCGACTCACCATCCGCGCGGTGTACCCAACACAGGTCATCGCGGCGCTGTTACCCCTGGCCCTGCTGCCGATCGGCCGATCCCTGCCCCCGCTGGCGGCGCTCGCCCTGCTGACGGTCTTCCTGATCGGGGTGACCTGGTCTGAGCGGCGGGTGGACCGGCGCGACGAGCGGACCGGCCCGGCGCAGCCGCTCCTGCCGTGA
- a CDS encoding YciI family protein, translating into MLLFMSPATDGEAVDNGCTFEDWIRFDREMKDAGIWVSGHPLQDLTTCTTVQVGPGGERTITDGPFAETRELLGGYDIIDVPDLDAALDWAARSPGATGGGSVQVRPIAEIEVPA; encoded by the coding sequence ATGCTGCTGTTCATGAGTCCCGCGACCGACGGGGAGGCCGTCGACAACGGGTGCACCTTCGAGGACTGGATCCGCTTCGACCGGGAGATGAAGGACGCCGGGATCTGGGTCTCGGGGCATCCCCTGCAGGACCTGACCACCTGCACGACCGTGCAGGTCGGCCCGGGCGGCGAGCGCACGATCACCGACGGTCCGTTCGCCGAGACCCGTGAGCTGCTCGGCGGGTACGACATCATCGACGTTCCGGACCTCGACGCCGCGCTGGACTGGGCGGCCCGTAGTCCGGGTGCCACCGGCGGCGGGTCGGTCCAGGTCCGTCCGATCGCCGAGATCGAGGTGCCGGCCTGA